In Gordonia phthalatica, one genomic interval encodes:
- a CDS encoding hydroxymethylglutaryl-CoA lyase, giving the protein MTDYSQVALRDVTLRDGLQLTGKVLDVDVRVKLVRTLLAAGIPELEIGSMARPDLVPPMAGSLDIVAQLTPEELERCWVWVATPRHVVKAAAAGVRNFQYCLSASDAHNKANIGRLTEDSVAAMPEAIAAAKDVGGRIQLCLATAFTCPFDGPVDPERVRGIVADPRTADADDIVLADTLGQAHPGEVRDLFSSVEAHGRRLVFHGHDTWGMGVANSLAAADGGATLVDGALGGLGGCPFAPGASGNTASEDLLFATRPDYLTPTVLADLVRAGESVLADVDEQSRSRTAQGARSKAEAFAWVIGD; this is encoded by the coding sequence ATGACCGACTACTCACAGGTGGCACTGCGTGATGTCACCCTGCGTGACGGGCTCCAGCTGACCGGCAAGGTCCTCGACGTCGACGTCCGAGTGAAGCTTGTGCGCACGCTGCTCGCCGCGGGGATCCCCGAGTTGGAGATCGGTTCGATGGCGCGGCCCGACCTGGTTCCGCCGATGGCCGGTTCCCTCGACATCGTCGCGCAGCTGACCCCCGAGGAACTGGAACGGTGCTGGGTGTGGGTGGCGACACCCCGGCACGTCGTGAAGGCCGCGGCGGCGGGCGTGCGGAATTTCCAGTACTGCCTGTCGGCGTCCGACGCGCACAACAAAGCCAATATCGGCCGCCTCACCGAAGACAGCGTCGCCGCCATGCCCGAGGCGATCGCGGCGGCGAAGGACGTGGGCGGACGCATCCAGCTGTGTCTTGCGACCGCGTTCACCTGCCCGTTCGACGGCCCCGTCGATCCCGAGCGGGTGCGCGGGATCGTCGCCGACCCGCGGACGGCCGACGCCGACGACATCGTCTTGGCCGACACGCTCGGTCAGGCGCATCCCGGCGAGGTCCGCGACCTGTTCTCGTCGGTCGAGGCGCACGGTCGCCGCCTGGTGTTCCACGGGCACGACACCTGGGGGATGGGCGTCGCGAACTCCCTCGCCGCGGCAGACGGCGGTGCGACCCTGGTCGACGGCGCGCTCGGCGGACTGGGCGGCTGCCCGTTCGCACCGGGCGCCAGTGGGAACACCGCGAGCGAGGACCTCCTGTTCGCGACGCGGCCCGACTATCTGACGCCGACCGTCCTGGCGGATCTGGTGCGGGCAGGGGAGAGCGTCCTCGCCGACGTCGACGAGCAGTCGCGGTCGAGGACGGCGCAGGGCGCGAGGTCGAAGGCCGAGGCCTTCGCGTGGGTGATCGGCGACTGA
- a CDS encoding DUF222 domain-containing protein, giving the protein MTTTMTTLTHRPASPTDDLSEVRAIVATARDESRLAWERFRLIYSLVQRRLATDSADGVDRDRLLVDTIGVVAAEVAVVLTVCRETGMRKVGLAIDANERLIQTARLLRDGVISERIFAAIAFQCAAVDDEDLIAAIDAEIAQELREFGAVSQGVAEDAARRFIAEYDPDGLREKRKANTPGVSIANDVDQSTLTIATSPEDVALMDKANRARAGQVCQHDSRAFGKRRADAFVAAQLGTPFGCDCGRPDCPADASAQEVDAQFAQIVVHVVADASTLNGSSDKAAYLDGFGVIDAHHAREIASRADALVRPLDLAGLADRTAQTADGHRPTAACDTAVRAVHGTCSTPGCNRAAWSCDLDHVTEYNHDSPAAGGATCPCNLNPKCRIHHLIKTFAEGWLDDQVVDANGVFWTETTTPSGYTVRAKARNHWLLPELGLIPCRHGEPVAPGVADSAAQPERSRTRLQAKHDYRMRLRSQRRYARECAAAAKADTAVLDSDGEPPF; this is encoded by the coding sequence ATGACCACCACGATGACGACTCTGACCCACCGTCCCGCGTCGCCCACCGACGACCTCTCCGAGGTTCGGGCGATCGTCGCCACCGCGCGTGACGAATCCCGTCTCGCCTGGGAGCGGTTCCGCCTCATCTACTCGCTCGTTCAGCGCCGACTGGCCACCGACTCCGCAGACGGCGTCGACCGCGACCGGCTCCTGGTCGACACGATCGGCGTCGTCGCCGCCGAGGTGGCCGTGGTCCTCACGGTCTGCCGCGAGACGGGCATGCGCAAGGTCGGCCTCGCCATCGACGCCAATGAGCGCCTGATCCAGACCGCCCGCCTGCTCCGCGACGGCGTCATCAGCGAACGGATCTTCGCCGCCATCGCGTTCCAGTGCGCCGCCGTCGACGACGAGGATCTCATCGCGGCGATCGACGCCGAGATCGCCCAGGAACTCCGCGAGTTCGGCGCCGTCAGCCAGGGCGTCGCCGAGGACGCGGCCCGTCGGTTCATCGCCGAGTACGACCCCGACGGACTTCGAGAGAAGCGCAAGGCCAACACGCCCGGCGTCAGCATCGCCAACGACGTCGACCAGTCGACGCTCACCATCGCGACCAGCCCCGAGGACGTCGCCCTGATGGACAAGGCCAACCGGGCCCGCGCCGGCCAGGTCTGCCAGCACGACTCGCGAGCGTTCGGGAAGCGTCGCGCCGACGCGTTCGTCGCCGCCCAACTCGGCACCCCGTTCGGATGTGACTGCGGACGCCCCGACTGTCCCGCCGACGCATCCGCGCAGGAGGTCGACGCGCAGTTCGCGCAGATCGTCGTCCACGTGGTGGCGGACGCCTCCACGCTGAACGGCAGCAGCGACAAGGCCGCCTACCTCGACGGCTTCGGCGTCATCGACGCCCACCATGCGCGCGAGATCGCCTCCCGCGCAGACGCCCTCGTCCGCCCGCTCGACCTCGCCGGTCTCGCCGACCGCACCGCCCAGACCGCCGACGGCCACCGTCCCACCGCAGCCTGCGACACCGCCGTCCGCGCCGTCCACGGCACCTGCTCCACTCCGGGCTGCAACCGAGCCGCGTGGTCGTGCGACCTCGACCACGTCACCGAGTACAACCACGACTCGCCGGCCGCCGGCGGCGCCACCTGCCCGTGCAACCTCAATCCGAAATGCCGAATCCACCACCTGATCAAGACGTTCGCCGAGGGCTGGCTCGACGACCAGGTGGTCGACGCCAACGGCGTCTTCTGGACGGAGACCACCACTCCCTCCGGGTACACGGTCCGCGCCAAGGCGAGGAACCACTGGCTGCTGCCCGAACTCGGGCTCATCCCCTGCCGGCACGGCGAACCCGTCGCCCCCGGTGTTGCGGATTCGGCCGCCCAGCCGGAGCGGAGTCGGACGCGCCTTCAGGCGAAGCACGACTACCGCATGCGACTCCGGTCGCAGCGGCGTTACGCACGCGAGTGCGCCGCCGCGGCGAAGGCCGACACCGCCGTCCTGGACAGCGACGGCGAGCCGCCCTTCTGA
- a CDS encoding HAD-IIB family hydrolase: MSVTHNGKTYQLVMFDLDDTLAPSKTAMSDEMVALFRELLSGSLGCIISGGQYGQFQSQVLDRLGDFPDKANLHLMPTNGTRYIRWGGDSWDTVYAEDLSGDQKSRAMAVVEEGARELGLWEEKTWGPILEDRGSQVTFSALGQAAPVDAKAAWDPDGRKKESLRAYAAERLTDLEVRSGGSTSVDITAKGIDKAYGARRLMEILGLGIDDILFFGDRLDEGGNDRPVADLGIDAIAVHGWEDTYAKLGTVVRG, encoded by the coding sequence TTGTCCGTCACGCACAATGGCAAGACCTATCAGCTCGTCATGTTCGACCTCGACGACACGCTGGCGCCGTCGAAGACCGCGATGAGCGACGAGATGGTCGCGCTGTTCCGTGAACTGCTGTCGGGCAGCCTCGGCTGCATCATCTCGGGCGGACAGTACGGCCAGTTCCAGTCGCAGGTCCTCGACCGGCTCGGCGACTTCCCCGACAAGGCCAACCTGCACCTCATGCCGACCAACGGCACCCGTTACATCCGCTGGGGTGGCGACTCGTGGGACACGGTGTACGCCGAAGACCTCTCCGGCGATCAGAAGTCGCGCGCGATGGCCGTCGTCGAAGAGGGTGCTCGTGAGCTCGGGCTCTGGGAGGAGAAGACCTGGGGGCCGATCCTCGAGGATCGCGGCAGTCAGGTCACGTTCTCCGCGCTGGGGCAGGCGGCTCCGGTCGACGCGAAGGCCGCCTGGGATCCCGACGGCCGCAAGAAGGAGTCGCTTCGTGCGTACGCCGCCGAGCGACTGACCGACCTCGAGGTCCGCAGTGGCGGCTCCACCTCGGTCGACATCACCGCGAAGGGCATCGACAAGGCGTACGGCGCTCGTCGACTGATGGAGATCCTCGGCCTCGGTATCGACGACATCCTCTTCTTCGGCGACCGCCTGGACGAGGGTGGCAACGACCGTCCCGTCGCCGATCTCGGGATCGATGCGATCGCCGTGCACGGGTGGGAGGACACCTACGCCAAGCTCGGGACCGTTGTCCGAGGCTGA
- a CDS encoding lipase family alpha/beta hydrolase encodes MEAAEQRRDEVRELVGLALRETSRAAGGIHRTHRGISDRVFRTVGLFTGRAATPVKVVHDAITDGVYSTVQATTTTAATVGEAVADLPLAAPPSQTRFGSEVIAAVTGLIGDDLVKQRSLLAEQGMSLRVDGAPVAPADVADAYPDATGSIAVFVHGLMETEHAFRLGEAPHYGDVVAAQGFTPVYLRYNTGRHISVNGRALSALLERLVERWPVPVDRIVLIGHSMGGLVLRSAADWARRNDHYWVGGVTATVSLGTPHLGAPLETLAHYGSAALARFPETAAFGSLLRRRSAGIRDLRGGSLVDEDWSGRDPDALGAAVAAEVPLLDGVDHYFVSATVTRSPRNPVGRVVGDGLVLYSSARGEQRARRIGFDPSNGLHLGRAHHFTLLHDPAVAEKLAAWLA; translated from the coding sequence ATGGAAGCAGCCGAACAACGTCGCGATGAGGTGCGTGAGCTGGTCGGGCTCGCGTTGCGGGAGACCAGCCGGGCAGCCGGCGGCATCCACCGCACACACCGCGGCATCTCCGATCGCGTCTTCAGGACGGTCGGGCTCTTCACCGGGCGCGCCGCGACGCCGGTGAAGGTGGTCCACGATGCGATCACCGACGGCGTCTATAGCACCGTCCAGGCCACGACGACCACCGCGGCCACCGTGGGGGAGGCGGTCGCCGACCTTCCGCTCGCAGCGCCGCCGTCACAGACGCGGTTCGGCTCCGAGGTCATCGCCGCGGTCACCGGACTCATCGGCGACGACCTCGTGAAGCAACGCTCACTCCTCGCCGAACAGGGCATGAGCCTGCGGGTAGACGGTGCACCGGTCGCCCCGGCCGACGTCGCCGACGCCTACCCCGATGCGACGGGGTCGATCGCGGTCTTCGTGCACGGGCTGATGGAGACCGAGCACGCCTTCCGGCTCGGCGAGGCGCCGCACTACGGCGATGTGGTCGCCGCGCAGGGATTCACTCCCGTTTACCTTCGCTACAACACCGGCCGCCACATCTCCGTGAACGGTCGCGCGCTGTCTGCGCTTCTCGAACGCCTGGTGGAGCGCTGGCCCGTGCCGGTGGATCGGATCGTCCTGATCGGACACTCGATGGGCGGGCTGGTTCTGCGGAGCGCCGCCGACTGGGCTCGGCGCAACGATCACTACTGGGTCGGCGGAGTCACCGCCACGGTCAGTCTCGGAACGCCGCATCTCGGCGCACCGCTGGAGACCCTGGCCCACTACGGCAGCGCCGCGCTCGCGCGCTTTCCGGAGACCGCAGCGTTCGGATCACTCCTCCGACGTCGCAGCGCGGGCATCCGCGACCTCCGCGGCGGCAGCCTGGTCGACGAGGACTGGTCGGGGCGCGACCCCGACGCCCTCGGTGCGGCCGTTGCGGCCGAGGTGCCGCTGCTCGACGGCGTCGACCACTACTTTGTCTCGGCGACGGTCACCCGCTCGCCGCGGAACCCCGTCGGCCGCGTGGTGGGCGACGGCCTCGTCCTGTACTCCAGCGCCCGCGGCGAGCAGCGAGCCCGCCGGATCGGCTTCGATCCGTCCAACGGACTGCATCTCGGGCGCGCACATCATTTCACCCTGCTGCACGATCCGGCGGTCGCCGAGAAGTTGGCCGCCTGGCTCGCGTGA
- a CDS encoding tyrosine-protein phosphatase, with translation MDSPWSLSLRESNRGEEPQCLLALAHVAVSPSSPLRRPSLREPLPWYPPRPASQMPCRAPLGRPFRHECRADAEGRPSRARCHHRRRRRDGVGAARRLGGLARDVPETFVDNPGARQAYKKMLDAVLTTAEAGHTTLINCSAGRDRTGWAAAVILRMLDVDMTVIEADFTAGNMGVDVRWLRGAFAHATALYGGFDNYLTKGLGFSPAKQQRLRAALTS, from the coding sequence ATGGATTCTCCCTGGTCATTGTCTCTCAGGGAGTCGAACCGAGGAGAAGAGCCCCAATGCCTGCTGGCACTTGCGCACGTCGCCGTGTCGCCGTCCTCGCCGCTGCGCCGGCCGTCACTGCGGGAACCGTTGCCGTGGTACCCGCCACGACCGGCGTCGCAGATGCCGTGCCGGGCACCACTCGGCAGGCCGTTCCGGCACGAATGTCGAGCGGACGCTGAAGGCCGACCGTCCCGTGCCCGGTGCCACCACCGTCGTCGCCGACGTGATGGCGTTGGCGCCGCTCGCCGGCTCGGCGGACTTGCCCGGGATGTACCGGAGACGTTCGTCGACAACCCGGGCGCCCGTCAGGCCTACAAGAAGATGCTCGACGCCGTCCTGACCACTGCAGAGGCCGGTCACACCACGCTGATCAACTGCAGCGCGGGCCGCGATCGGACCGGGTGGGCCGCCGCGGTGATCCTGCGGATGCTCGATGTGGACATGACCGTGATCGAGGCGGACTTCACGGCCGGGAACATGGGCGTCGACGTTCGTTGGCTGCGCGGCGCCTTCGCTCACGCGACCGCGCTGTACGGCGGCTTCGACAACTACCTCACCAAGGGGCTGGGCTTCTCCCCCGCCAAGCAGCAGCGTCTGCGCGCCGCGCTCACGTCCTGA
- the thyX gene encoding FAD-dependent thymidylate synthase produces MSELVPLKVQLVAATQFTAPEVDWDTDADGGEALIEFAGRACYESWDKPNPRTATNAGYLRHVLEVGHTSLFEHATCTFYITGISRSCTHELIRHRHFSYSQLSQRFVPEHDSNVVAPPAIRGDAHLEDLFIKATDASREAYSELLTELEAKFADVPNAILRHKQARQAARSVLPNATETRIVVTGNYRAWRHFIGMRATEHADVEIRQLAVECLRHLRDAAPTAFGDFEIGVLSDGTEVATSPFVFEG; encoded by the coding sequence ATGTCCGAACTGGTGCCCCTCAAGGTCCAACTCGTCGCGGCGACGCAGTTCACGGCCCCCGAGGTCGACTGGGACACCGATGCCGACGGTGGTGAGGCGCTCATCGAGTTCGCCGGTCGGGCCTGCTATGAGAGCTGGGACAAGCCGAATCCGCGGACCGCGACCAACGCCGGATATCTCCGCCACGTGCTCGAGGTGGGACACACTTCGCTGTTCGAACACGCGACGTGCACCTTCTACATCACCGGCATCTCGCGATCGTGCACGCACGAGCTGATCCGCCACCGTCACTTCTCGTACTCGCAGCTGTCGCAGCGGTTCGTCCCCGAACACGACTCCAACGTGGTCGCGCCGCCCGCGATCCGCGGGGACGCGCACCTGGAGGACCTCTTCATCAAGGCCACCGACGCCTCGCGTGAGGCGTACAGCGAACTCCTCACCGAACTCGAGGCCAAGTTCGCCGACGTGCCGAATGCGATCCTCCGACACAAGCAGGCACGACAGGCGGCTCGCTCGGTTCTGCCGAACGCCACCGAGACCCGCATCGTCGTCACCGGCAACTATCGCGCGTGGCGGCACTTCATCGGAATGCGTGCCACCGAGCACGCCGACGTCGAAATCCGGCAACTGGCCGTCGAATGCCTCCGTCACCTCCGAGATGCCGCACCAACGGCGTTCGGAGACTTCGAAATCGGCGTCCTCTCCGACGGAACCGAAGTCGCGACATCGCCTTTCGTATTCGAGGGCTGA
- the dapA gene encoding 4-hydroxy-tetrahydrodipicolinate synthase, whose product MDSADATSVEHPFGTVSVAMVTPFTKEGAIDLDKAAELAVHLVDKGCDALVVNGTTGESPTTTVPEKNDLLRATLEAVGDRAKVIHGAGSYDTAESARRVREAEEIGADGVLIVSPYYSKPPQSGVLAHFRTIADASSLPVMLYDIPPRSVIQVETDTILRLAEHPNIKAVKDAKGDLHAAAKIMAATDLEYLSGEDALNLPWLAVGATGFVSVIGHVAADRLRDMRNAVLAGDLETARRISDSMSPLVDAMGRLGGVCMSKTALRILGIEVGDPRLPQVPAEPDQIEALIADLRAAEVIS is encoded by the coding sequence ATGGACTCGGCTGACGCGACAAGTGTGGAACACCCGTTCGGGACGGTTTCGGTAGCAATGGTGACCCCCTTCACTAAGGAGGGCGCCATCGATCTCGACAAGGCCGCCGAACTCGCCGTCCACCTCGTCGACAAGGGGTGCGACGCCCTGGTCGTCAACGGAACCACCGGCGAGTCGCCGACCACCACCGTTCCCGAGAAGAACGACCTCCTGCGCGCCACGCTCGAGGCCGTCGGAGACCGCGCCAAGGTGATCCACGGGGCAGGCAGTTACGACACCGCCGAGTCCGCACGACGCGTCCGCGAAGCCGAGGAGATCGGTGCCGACGGCGTCCTCATCGTCAGCCCGTACTACAGTAAGCCCCCGCAGTCGGGCGTGCTCGCGCACTTCCGCACCATCGCCGACGCGTCGAGCCTCCCGGTGATGCTGTACGACATTCCGCCGCGCTCGGTGATCCAGGTGGAGACCGACACCATCCTGCGCCTCGCCGAGCACCCCAACATCAAGGCGGTCAAGGACGCGAAGGGCGACCTCCACGCGGCCGCCAAGATCATGGCCGCCACCGACCTGGAGTACCTGTCCGGCGAGGACGCCCTGAACCTGCCGTGGCTCGCAGTGGGTGCCACCGGGTTCGTCAGCGTCATCGGTCACGTCGCCGCCGACCGCCTGCGCGACATGCGCAACGCGGTCCTCGCCGGCGACCTGGAGACCGCTCGACGGATCTCCGACTCGATGTCGCCCCTGGTCGACGCCATGGGACGCCTCGGCGGCGTCTGCATGAGCAAGACCGCACTCCGCATTCTGGGCATCGAGGTCGGCGACCCTCGACTGCCCCAAGTCCCTGCCGAACCCGACCAGATCGAAGCGCTCATCGCCGACCTGCGCGCTGCCGAGGTGATCTCCTGA
- a CDS encoding ribonuclease J — translation MTDKNSQQSGKSSGRRRASRKAGPPEKSQAAAKKKSNTVTAATGSSVTGDVIDRLGAPPKLPKGGLRVVALGGISEIGRNMTVFEYDGKLLIVDCGVLFPEDAQPGVDLILPDFGYIEDRVKDIEAVVLTHGHEDHIGAVPFLLKLRNDIPIVGSRFTLALVAAKCREHRLRPKLIQVMEGDRQNYGDFDCEFFAVNHSIPDALAVAMRTPAGLVLHTGDIKLDQLPLDNRLTDLAGFSRLGDEGVDLFLVDSTNAEVPGFVMPEREIGGVLDTVIGKAKQRVIVASFASHVHRIQQIVDVAYRHGRRVTFVGRSMVRNMQIAQELGYLTVPEGVVVDMDTAATLPDHRLVLISTGSQGEPLSALSRMARGEHRQINIRADDLVVLASSLIPGNENSVFAVVNGLAKRGATVITQANAKVHVSGHASAGELLYLYNAVRPSNAMPVHGEWRHLRANAALAEATGVPADRIVLAEDGVVVDLVDGRAQITGRVPVGHVYVDGLSVGDVGESTLSDRLVLGEGGFISISVAIDAATGAAVSKPTVSGRGFSDDPGALSEAAELVNKALVELANEGVTDTHRIAQGVRRAVGRWVGEKYRRRPMIVPTVIAVGDRG, via the coding sequence ATGACAGACAAGAACAGCCAGCAGAGCGGTAAGAGCAGCGGCCGCCGTCGCGCCTCGCGCAAGGCCGGCCCGCCCGAGAAGAGTCAGGCGGCGGCGAAGAAGAAGTCGAACACCGTCACCGCGGCCACCGGATCCTCGGTGACCGGCGACGTGATCGATCGCCTGGGTGCGCCGCCGAAGCTGCCCAAGGGCGGGCTGCGGGTGGTCGCGCTCGGTGGCATCAGCGAGATCGGCCGCAACATGACCGTCTTCGAGTACGACGGCAAGCTGCTGATCGTCGACTGCGGCGTGCTGTTCCCCGAAGACGCGCAGCCCGGCGTCGACCTGATCCTTCCCGACTTCGGCTACATCGAGGATCGCGTCAAGGACATCGAGGCCGTCGTCCTGACACACGGTCACGAGGACCACATCGGTGCGGTGCCGTTCCTCCTCAAACTCCGCAACGACATTCCGATCGTCGGCTCCCGCTTCACACTCGCGCTGGTGGCCGCCAAGTGCCGCGAGCACCGCCTGCGCCCCAAGCTGATCCAGGTGATGGAGGGCGACCGCCAGAACTACGGCGACTTCGACTGCGAGTTCTTCGCCGTCAACCACTCCATCCCCGACGCGCTCGCCGTCGCCATGCGCACCCCGGCGGGCCTGGTCCTGCACACCGGCGACATCAAGCTCGACCAGCTGCCGCTCGACAACCGCCTCACCGACCTCGCGGGCTTCAGCCGCCTCGGCGACGAGGGCGTCGACCTGTTTCTGGTGGACTCCACCAACGCCGAGGTCCCCGGCTTCGTGATGCCCGAACGTGAGATCGGCGGCGTCCTCGACACCGTCATCGGCAAGGCCAAACAGCGCGTCATCGTCGCGTCGTTCGCCAGCCACGTCCACCGCATCCAGCAGATCGTCGACGTGGCGTACCGCCACGGTCGCCGTGTGACGTTCGTGGGTCGCTCGATGGTCCGCAACATGCAGATCGCTCAGGAACTCGGCTACCTGACCGTTCCCGAGGGCGTCGTCGTCGACATGGACACCGCGGCAACCCTGCCCGATCATCGCCTCGTTCTGATCTCGACCGGATCCCAGGGTGAGCCGCTGTCGGCGCTCTCGCGCATGGCGCGCGGTGAGCATCGGCAGATCAACATCCGCGCCGACGACCTCGTCGTCCTGGCCTCATCGCTGATCCCGGGCAATGAGAACTCGGTCTTCGCGGTCGTGAACGGGCTCGCCAAGCGCGGTGCCACCGTCATCACCCAGGCCAACGCCAAGGTCCACGTCTCCGGACACGCCTCCGCCGGTGAGCTGCTCTACCTCTACAACGCAGTCCGTCCCTCCAACGCGATGCCGGTCCACGGCGAATGGCGCCACCTCCGTGCCAATGCCGCGCTCGCCGAGGCCACGGGTGTCCCGGCCGACCGCATCGTGCTGGCCGAGGACGGCGTGGTCGTCGACCTGGTCGACGGCCGCGCGCAGATCACCGGACGCGTCCCGGTCGGCCACGTGTACGTCGACGGACTGTCCGTCGGCGACGTCGGCGAGTCGACTCTGTCCGACCGCCTGGTCCTCGGCGAAGGCGGCTTCATCTCCATCAGCGTCGCCATCGACGCCGCCACCGGCGCCGCGGTCAGCAAGCCGACCGTCTCCGGACGTGGCTTCTCCGACGACCCGGGCGCGCTGTCCGAGGCTGCCGAACTGGTGAACAAGGCGCTCGTGGAACTCGCGAACGAGGGCGTCACCGACACCCACCGGATCGCGCAGGGTGTGCGCCGAGCCGTCGGTCGCTGGGTCGGCGAGAAGTACCGTCGTCGTCCGATGATCGTCCCGACGGTCATCGCAGTGGGGGACCGGGGGTGA
- a CDS encoding TIGR03085 family metal-binding protein encodes MNLARLERAALVATMRETGPDAPTLCAGWNNRDLAVHLILRERRLDATAGIFVGALAGHTAAVSESYADRPWDELLVLLTEGPPWYSPFRAGDRFLNLAEMFVHHEDVLRGGADPEQSFDAREVSPELLRALETPLRTVGRRIMSSSPVRATMVALDGRELMRAGRGEPVTVTGSVGELLLFAFGRAPVNVEFSGSPIAIASLRSAKRAL; translated from the coding sequence GTGAACCTCGCCCGGTTGGAGCGTGCGGCGCTGGTCGCAACCATGCGGGAGACGGGCCCCGACGCTCCGACACTGTGCGCGGGGTGGAACAACCGCGACCTCGCGGTCCATCTGATTCTGCGGGAGCGTCGGCTCGACGCCACCGCGGGCATCTTCGTCGGCGCCCTCGCCGGCCACACCGCCGCCGTCTCCGAGAGCTACGCCGACCGACCGTGGGACGAACTCCTGGTCCTGCTGACCGAGGGACCGCCCTGGTATTCGCCGTTCCGGGCGGGCGACCGCTTCCTCAACCTCGCCGAGATGTTCGTCCACCACGAGGACGTCCTGCGCGGGGGAGCGGACCCCGAGCAGTCCTTCGACGCACGAGAGGTGTCGCCCGAACTGCTGCGCGCGCTCGAGACGCCGCTGCGCACCGTGGGCCGACGCATCATGTCGTCGTCGCCGGTCCGCGCGACCATGGTGGCTCTGGACGGTCGCGAGCTCATGCGGGCCGGACGCGGTGAGCCCGTCACCGTCACCGGTTCCGTCGGAGAACTGCTGCTGTTCGCGTTCGGCCGGGCACCGGTGAACGTCGAGTTCTCCGGCAGTCCGATCGCCATCGCGAGCCTGAGAAGTGCGAAACGCGCCCTCTAG